The Fusobacterium necrophorum subsp. necrophorum genome has a window encoding:
- a CDS encoding DUF6337 family protein, protein MNFYLVGPIFIFSYLESKLYKTGMTPLFIFLFPLTIAIILAESLDHNLNLKEYKILLFNISLIWFFVGILIRLFFSLLPIKKIKQKKIDITKFPRIFYHIQILVFMPLLLATIKAIFLLGITNIKGKVGGILAHIYILFSTFYLIPFYIDKKKLKKVYFMITIILFLLHPKYETFLFLLPLFFYQTYKIKKMFKFKVLLISLSLVILMFIIFFTTYYLNFKINKLDYKFTEFLFFIMKHMQHYFLSPIYIGEYLLKYEGLGNPKVAIAPFYNIISFFQGERNYINTTLPFVNYLGVNSNVGGLIPELVFSIGTEGMYIFIVILAIYSYIVENLLLRNEMWIFLNLILKSSLFLCFFANVFSLLGYIERILGTMIITIFIILFQKYKYDKL, encoded by the coding sequence ATGAATTTTTATTTAGTTGGGCCTATATTTATTTTTTCTTATTTAGAAAGTAAACTTTATAAAACAGGGATGACACCTCTTTTTATATTTCTTTTTCCGTTAACTATTGCAATTATTTTAGCAGAATCACTTGATCATAATTTAAATTTAAAAGAATATAAAATTTTACTTTTTAATATTTCATTAATTTGGTTTTTTGTAGGGATATTAATACGACTATTTTTTTCATTACTTCCTATAAAAAAAATAAAACAAAAGAAAATTGACATAACAAAATTCCCTAGAATATTTTATCATATTCAAATTTTGGTATTTATGCCACTATTATTAGCAACAATTAAAGCTATTTTTCTTTTAGGGATTACAAATATAAAAGGAAAGGTTGGAGGGATATTAGCACACATATATATACTCTTTAGTACTTTTTATTTGATACCATTTTATATAGATAAAAAAAAATTAAAAAAAGTTTATTTTATGATAACAATAATTCTATTTTTATTACATCCTAAATATGAAACATTTTTATTTTTGCTGCCATTATTTTTTTATCAAACATATAAAATAAAAAAAATGTTTAAATTTAAAGTATTGTTAATATCATTATCATTAGTTATATTAATGTTTATAATATTTTTTACAACTTATTACTTAAATTTTAAAATAAATAAATTAGATTATAAGTTTACAGAGTTTTTATTTTTTATAATGAAACATATGCAACACTATTTTTTATCTCCTATATATATAGGTGAATATTTATTAAAATATGAAGGTTTAGGGAATCCAAAAGTTGCTATAGCTCCATTTTATAATATTATTAGTTTTTTTCAAGGAGAAAGAAACTATATTAATACAACTCTACCTTTTGTAAATTATTTAGGAGTTAATAGTAATGTAGGGGGGCTTATCCCAGAATTAGTATTTTCTATAGGGACAGAAGGAATGTATATTTTTATAGTTATCTTAGCAATTTATTCATATATTGTTGAAAATTTATTATTAAGAAATGAAATGTGGATATTTTTAAATCTAATACTAAAATCCTCTTTATTTCTATGTTTTTTTGCTAATGTTTTTTCATTATTAGGTTATATAGAAAGAATACTAGGAACGATGATTATCACAATATTTATAATTTTATTTCAAAAATATAAGTATGATAAATTGTAA
- the wecB gene encoding UDP-N-acetylglucosamine 2-epimerase (non-hydrolyzing), whose translation MKRIGLIFGTRPEAIKMAPVYHSLKKEKMEVVTIVTGQHKEMLYQVLDLFEIKPDYDLKIMKQGQNLSELTGRLIIELDKIIKNEKLDYILVQGDTTSAFTGALVGFYNKIPIGHIEAGLRTGNIYSPFPEEVNRKLIGTIADMHFAPTRVNVKNLIKEGIVEEKILKCGNTVIDSLKWIITNKSNILKKIREKYNVNNKKYILLTMHRRENWGEPMKEVLSAIKNYINQKENFYIVFPMHLNPKVRETINETLKDCKNKILLEPLEYLEFIAIMEKAHYIMTDSGGIQEEAPTLGKPTLVLRDTTERPEAIKAGTAKLIGTSYKNVLKFMELLEGKLYQDMSKVENPYGDEKTSEKICRYIGELKSKGKK comes from the coding sequence ATGAAAAGAATAGGATTAATTTTTGGAACAAGACCTGAAGCAATAAAAATGGCTCCAGTGTATCATAGTTTAAAAAAAGAAAAAATGGAAGTTGTGACAATTGTGACAGGTCAGCATAAAGAAATGCTATACCAAGTATTAGATTTATTTGAAATAAAACCTGATTATGATTTGAAAATAATGAAACAAGGTCAGAATTTATCAGAATTAACAGGAAGATTGATTATTGAATTAGATAAAATTATAAAAAATGAAAAATTAGATTATATTCTAGTTCAGGGAGATACTACATCTGCTTTTACCGGAGCACTAGTAGGATTTTATAATAAGATCCCAATAGGGCATATTGAAGCAGGTCTTAGAACAGGAAATATTTATTCTCCATTTCCTGAGGAAGTAAATAGGAAATTAATTGGAACTATAGCAGATATGCATTTTGCTCCAACAAGAGTAAATGTAAAAAATTTAATAAAAGAAGGAATTGTTGAAGAAAAAATACTAAAATGTGGAAATACAGTTATAGATAGTTTAAAATGGATAATAACCAATAAAAGTAATATATTAAAAAAAATTAGAGAAAAATATAATGTAAATAATAAAAAATATATATTATTAACAATGCATAGAAGAGAAAATTGGGGTGAACCAATGAAGGAGGTTCTTAGTGCTATAAAAAATTATATTAATCAAAAAGAAAATTTTTATATAGTTTTTCCTATGCATCTTAATCCCAAAGTAAGAGAAACTATAAATGAAACTTTGAAAGACTGTAAAAACAAAATATTGCTAGAACCTTTGGAATATTTAGAATTTATCGCTATAATGGAAAAAGCTCATTATATAATGACAGACTCTGGAGGTATTCAGGAAGAAGCTCCGACTTTAGGAAAACCTACATTAGTACTGAGAGATACAACTGAAAGACCAGAAGCGATTAAAGCAGGAACAGCAAAATTGATAGGAACATCTTACAAAAATGTATTAAAATTTATGGAATTATTAGAAGGAAAATTATATCAAGATATGTCGAAGGTAGAAAATCCATATGGTGATGAAAAAACTTCAGAAAAAATATGTAGATATATAGGAGAATTGAAAAGTAAAGGAAAAAAATGA